The genomic window CACGATGACCGTATTTTATTGCTCCATTCAAATCTGCATGACCTGGCCGTGGTCGTGTTAAGCGACGTCTCATTTTTTCTTCTTCTTCTTTTGAAATGGGAGCTGACCCCATAATTTTTGTCCAGTTTTTCCAATCATTATTTTCAACAACGAACGTAATCGGAGCCCCTGTTGTATAGCCGTGTCGAACGCCGCTCATAATCTTCACTTGATCCTTTTCGATTTGCATCCGGCGTCCTCGACCATATCCACCTTGCCTGCGAGAAAGTTCCCGATTAATATCCTCTTCCACCAGGCGGATTTGAGCCGGAACACCTTCTATAATTGTAGTTAATTGCGGCCCGTGGGATTCACCAGCTGTAAGAAATCTCATTATGTCCACTCCTTCTACCAATTGCTTTATCACTTTTACGCGCTAAATTATATTCGATTATACCAACTATGACGCAATTTTTCAATTTGTTTTCTGATAAAAAAAAGGAGCTATTGCTTTTAATCCATATGTATGAGGGTGAAAAATTTGCTCTGTACTCCCTACAAACAGAAGTCCCCCCTCTTTTAAAGCATCACTTAGCTTCCGGAAAATGCGTTCTTTCGTTTCTTCAGTAAAGTAAATGCATACATTTCGACAAATAACCATATCCATCTGTTTTGGGAAAGCATCATGGATTAAATCCAACGTAGAAAATGACACCATATCTTTTATCTCATCTACGACGCAAAAATCAGACTCTTCCTTTTGAAAGAAGCGATTTAGCATCTCTTCTTCCATAACGGTTTTTGCTGCTTGCGTCGAATAACGACCTTTTTTCGCTTTTAGAATCATCTGTCCATCTAAGTCTGTTGCTTGTAGCTGATTAGACACTAGTGGTAACTCATGTCGCTTACAGAGCATCGCTACTGTATAGGCTTCCTCTCCTGAGGAACACGCGGCGCTCCAAATGGCCAATGGTTTTTTTGTCAGTGCGTGACGAGCAGCTAGCCAATCCGCTACACGTTCCCAGCGATCTGCATTTCGAAAGAAAGATGTTACATTAATAGTCATTTTTTCTTTACATTCAGATAAAAGATCTGGGTTTTCTTTTAGCGCTTCTCCATATGCCTTCATGCTGCTCATTCCATGCTTCACACTCAATGTGCGCAAACGGCGTTCCATTTGTGAGCGTTTATACGCTTGCAAGCGGATGCCTGTTAAGGTTGCGAAAAGATCAGAAAAGGCTTCATAATCATCTTGATACTGCATATTCAAACGCTCCATCTCTCTCATTTTACCTAATAGTGTACCACGAAAATGCTTTAATCGGGTACAAGCGTCCTTCAAAAGGATGCAGCATACCATAATAAAAAGGTACGAAAGGATGAAAAGACATCCTCCCGTACCTCTTTAACGCTTGTGAATGATGCTTACACCCAAACGTTTGTATTTTTTTCATATGTTGATAGCTCTTCTTCAGAAAAGAATATGCCAATTTCACGATCAGCACTTTCAGTTGAATCAGAACCATGGATCACATTCATACCAACTTGAATTGCATAATCTCCACGAATAGAGCCTGGTGTTGCCTCAGCTGGATTCGTCGCTCCGATTAAATGGCGAGAAATTTTCACAACTTGTTCGCCTTCCCAAACCATTGCAAACACTGGACCAGATGTAATAAAAGTAACGAGCTCATTAAAAAAGGGCTTTTCACGGTGTTCACCATAATGAGTCTCAGCTGTTTCTTTGCTTAATGTTACAAGTTTCCCTGCTACAAGTTTAAATCCTTTTTGCTCAAAACGAGAAACAATTTGTCCGATTAAATTACGTTGAACTCCATCAGGCTTAATCATCACATATGTACGTTCCAACATTCCAACCCCACTTTATTTAGTTTATTCGGTAACTCTTTTAGTATAGCAAATGAAGTAAGCGCTAACAATAAAAAATAGCGAAAATATTCGTTTTTCCTCGTACGTTGACACTTTTCTAGTAAAGGGAATATTCCTACTATTATCCATAAAAAAACCGGATAAGTGATGCTCACAACCGGTTTTTTTATTAAGCTACTTAATACTTCCGTCGACCTATATAAGCAGCAACCTGCTTTAAATGGGTCTTCGCCTCGCAATTAGGAAATTCATTAAGCAACGCATATGCTTTGCTTAAGTAGCGATCACTTAAGTCTTGGGCATATTCAATTCCGCCAGAGTTGCGTACGTCATTCAAAAACGGTTCCATCGTTATCGTTTTAGCTGTTTCTTTCGTCAATTCTTCTCTAAGCTTTTCTTTAAACGATGGATTCGTATCCATAGCATATAATGCAGGAAGCGTTACATTCCCTTGACGTAAATCCCCGCCAGCTGGTTTTCCTAACTGTTCTTTCGTGCCTACAAAATCTAATATATCATCCATTATTTGATAAGACATTCCGAGGAAATAAGCGAAATAATACATTTGTTGTTGGAGCTCTTCTTCTACATCAGCTGCAATAGCACCTAACTGAGAGCTAACTGCAATTAAAAGAGCTGTTTTTCGTTTAATCCGTCTAAAGTATGTGCGAATGGTTTGATCCCAGTTATACTGATCTCGAATTTGTTCGACTTCGCCAAGACACATTTGATGCATTGCATCCGAAATGATCACATGCACACGCTTATCTTGAAACGCTTTCGTTGTTTCAATTGCGTGTCCAAAAATATAATCTCCCGTATACATGGCAACACGGTTATCCCATCTTGCCATAACCGTTTCATTTCCTCTTCTTAATGAAGCATTATCAATCACATCGTCATGAACTAAAGAACCCATATGAATTAACTCTAATGATGCAGCGATATGCTTTAACTTCTCTAAATCGTAGTTTCCAAACTTTCCAGCCAAAAGAACAAGAACTGGGCGAATTCTTTTACCACCCGCCTTTAAGAGATCAGTCGACGCTTCGTTTAAAACTGGGTGT from Shouchella hunanensis includes these protein-coding regions:
- the ndk gene encoding nucleoside-diphosphate kinase — encoded protein: MERTYVMIKPDGVQRNLIGQIVSRFEQKGFKLVAGKLVTLSKETAETHYGEHREKPFFNELVTFITSGPVFAMVWEGEQVVKISRHLIGATNPAEATPGSIRGDYAIQVGMNVIHGSDSTESADREIGIFFSEEELSTYEKNTNVWV
- a CDS encoding CheR family methyltransferase produces the protein MQYQDDYEAFSDLFATLTGIRLQAYKRSQMERRLRTLSVKHGMSSMKAYGEALKENPDLLSECKEKMTINVTSFFRNADRWERVADWLAARHALTKKPLAIWSAACSSGEEAYTVAMLCKRHELPLVSNQLQATDLDGQMILKAKKGRYSTQAAKTVMEEEMLNRFFQKEESDFCVVDEIKDMVSFSTLDLIHDAFPKQMDMVICRNVCIYFTEETKERIFRKLSDALKEGGLLFVGSTEQIFHPHTYGLKAIAPFFYQKTN
- the hepT gene encoding heptaprenyl diphosphate synthase component II, giving the protein MKLAEIYKEFQTDIEYIESILERTLSAKHPVLNEASTDLLKAGGKRIRPVLVLLAGKFGNYDLEKLKHIAASLELIHMGSLVHDDVIDNASLRRGNETVMARWDNRVAMYTGDYIFGHAIETTKAFQDKRVHVIISDAMHQMCLGEVEQIRDQYNWDQTIRTYFRRIKRKTALLIAVSSQLGAIAADVEEELQQQMYYFAYFLGMSYQIMDDILDFVGTKEQLGKPAGGDLRQGNVTLPALYAMDTNPSFKEKLREELTKETAKTITMEPFLNDVRNSGGIEYAQDLSDRYLSKAYALLNEFPNCEAKTHLKQVAAYIGRRKY